In Synechococcus sp. A18-25c, a single window of DNA contains:
- a CDS encoding FAD-dependent monooxygenase encodes MATTDLRRFRIVGAGPTGALLALGLARQGHSVDLIDALPRQALLDRSRAYAMTHSSRRLLQRLELWSDLSPELTPFTALRLDDRATHQTAWFTLNDLNDANRKAEAIGWILDHRPLMRLLLDHLEQSPRVALRFGVADNAPFASPASVSGEWMIAADGPRSSLRERSGVLYWSHRYQQGCLTAKVRLRGAEPFTAYELFRPEGPMAVLPLGEDRYQVVWSAPISLCRDRAGSNSMELLSALTAILPEELSVTELLDRPGAFPLELSFAPRLDRHRLLLVGESGHRCHPVGGQGLNLCWRDVSDLLDLTQQLRNGVLTSRALPRRYTRRRRLDLLGVLLATDLLIRFFSNRHLLLLPLRRLALVALAQLGWLRRLSLSAMTDGPGTLLRSLPE; translated from the coding sequence GTGGCCACCACAGATCTTCGTCGCTTTCGAATTGTCGGAGCTGGTCCTACGGGAGCACTACTGGCTCTTGGACTAGCGCGCCAAGGTCACTCAGTTGATTTGATCGACGCACTACCCCGGCAGGCATTGCTCGATCGCAGTCGTGCATACGCCATGACGCACTCGTCTCGGCGGTTGCTTCAACGCCTCGAGCTCTGGTCCGATTTGTCCCCTGAGCTCACACCCTTCACAGCGCTACGTCTTGATGATCGAGCCACCCATCAGACCGCTTGGTTCACACTGAATGATCTGAACGATGCCAACCGCAAGGCCGAAGCCATTGGTTGGATCCTTGATCATCGACCGTTGATGCGCCTGTTGCTGGACCATCTTGAGCAATCACCGCGGGTAGCGTTGCGCTTTGGCGTTGCCGACAACGCCCCCTTTGCATCCCCTGCCTCCGTCTCGGGGGAGTGGATGATTGCGGCTGATGGCCCCCGCTCCTCGCTGCGCGAACGCTCGGGGGTTCTGTATTGGTCTCATCGTTATCAGCAGGGATGTCTGACTGCCAAGGTTCGTCTGCGGGGTGCTGAACCTTTCACGGCCTACGAGTTGTTCCGGCCTGAAGGTCCGATGGCCGTTCTTCCCCTCGGAGAGGATCGCTATCAGGTCGTCTGGAGTGCGCCGATCAGTCTGTGTCGCGATCGTGCCGGGTCCAACAGCATGGAACTCCTGTCGGCTCTCACGGCCATTCTCCCGGAAGAGCTCTCGGTCACAGAACTGTTGGACCGCCCAGGGGCTTTCCCTTTGGAGTTGAGCTTCGCGCCGCGACTCGATCGTCATCGTTTGCTGCTGGTGGGTGAATCGGGGCATCGTTGCCATCCGGTCGGAGGTCAGGGGTTGAACCTCTGCTGGCGTGACGTCAGTGATCTGTTGGATTTAACCCAGCAACTGCGCAATGGAGTCTTGACATCACGCGCTCTGCCCCGCCGTTACACGCGCAGGCGGAGACTGGACCTGTTGGGTGTCCTGCTGGCAACCGATCTATTGATTCGGTTCTTCTCCAATCGTCACCTGCTGCTCTTGCCGCTCCGACGCTTGGCACTCGTCGCGCTTGCCCAGCTGGGTTGGCTCCGTCGTCTCAGTCTTTCCGCAATGACCGATGGTCCGGGCACACTGCTGAGATCACTGCCAGAGTGA
- a CDS encoding DUF4335 domain-containing protein, with translation MLKQSYRYDQTSTRLEVEGLPDLSAGHGDQAIGILSSWRLMIVGGTEVEGRREHLESLMRVVIPYVRLRLSNVVRSVGEEGDPVRIVAEGVQHRLDLTSGQADVPPLSIRLDDAELADLVRCLDALRMDTRVRLDWPSIQHEPLHRRDLVERIPLTKRLATPLLGGATFAVLGLVAMLLPVPQLEPGPQEITEPLSTEAPISDPSQEDEKR, from the coding sequence ATGTTGAAACAGTCTTACCGCTATGACCAAACCTCAACCCGTTTGGAGGTGGAGGGACTCCCTGACCTCTCAGCCGGTCACGGTGATCAGGCCATCGGCATCCTGTCGTCCTGGCGGTTGATGATTGTCGGCGGCACAGAAGTCGAAGGCCGACGTGAACATCTGGAATCGCTCATGCGCGTGGTGATTCCCTACGTGCGATTGCGGCTCTCCAACGTGGTCCGTTCCGTGGGAGAGGAGGGGGATCCCGTCAGAATCGTGGCAGAGGGGGTTCAGCATCGACTGGATCTGACGAGCGGTCAGGCCGATGTTCCACCTTTATCGATTCGCCTAGACGACGCGGAGCTTGCTGATCTTGTGCGCTGTCTGGATGCCCTGCGGATGGACACCCGTGTTCGCCTCGACTGGCCGTCCATCCAGCATGAACCGCTGCATCGTCGCGATCTTGTCGAACGCATCCCCCTGACGAAACGGCTGGCAACTCCTTTGCTGGGAGGAGCGACGTTTGCTGTTCTTGGTCTTGTCGCCATGCTGCTTCCAGTGCCGCAGCTTGAACCTGGTCCTCAGGAGATCACTGAACCCTTGAGCACGGAGGCTCCGATCAGCGATCCTTCACAAGAGGACGAGAAGCGTTGA
- the dapB gene encoding 4-hydroxy-tetrahydrodipicolinate reductase — MSASASPSIPVLVTGALGRMGAEVIRAVQASPDCHLVGAIDTTPGKEGADVGELLGLGELEVALTADLEGCLCASSQAVRDSGPGKGAVMVDFTHPSVVYNNTRAAIAYGVHPVIGTTGLSPEQLRDLQTFSEKASVGGAVIPNFSVGMVLLQQAAAAAARFYDHAELTELHHNRKADAPSGTCIKTAELMEELGKTFNAAEVDEHESLEGSRGGQRPSGLRLHSLRLPGLVAHQEVMFGAPGETYTLRHDTIDRSAYMPGVLLCVRKVRQLSGLVYGLERLL; from the coding sequence ATGAGCGCTTCTGCGAGTCCTTCAATCCCTGTGCTGGTGACCGGAGCGCTGGGGCGCATGGGAGCCGAAGTGATCCGCGCCGTGCAGGCATCGCCTGACTGCCATCTGGTGGGGGCAATCGACACGACACCTGGCAAAGAGGGTGCCGATGTCGGTGAGCTGCTGGGACTGGGGGAACTTGAGGTAGCGCTTACAGCCGACCTCGAAGGCTGTCTTTGCGCCAGCAGCCAGGCGGTGCGTGATTCGGGCCCGGGGAAGGGTGCAGTGATGGTGGATTTCACCCACCCATCAGTTGTTTACAACAACACAAGGGCTGCGATCGCTTACGGCGTGCATCCCGTGATTGGCACCACCGGCTTGTCACCTGAGCAGCTGCGGGATTTGCAGACGTTTTCTGAAAAGGCCTCGGTGGGAGGGGCTGTGATCCCCAATTTCTCGGTTGGCATGGTGCTGCTTCAGCAGGCAGCGGCCGCAGCGGCGCGCTTTTATGACCACGCTGAGCTAACGGAATTGCATCACAACCGCAAGGCGGATGCTCCCAGTGGCACTTGCATCAAGACTGCAGAGCTGATGGAAGAACTGGGAAAAACCTTCAACGCCGCGGAAGTGGATGAGCATGAGTCCCTCGAGGGCAGTCGCGGCGGTCAGCGCCCCAGCGGCCTTCGGCTCCACTCCCTTCGTCTTCCCGGGCTTGTGGCGCACCAGGAGGTGATGTTTGGGGCTCCCGGTGAGACCTATACCCTTCGCCACGACACGATCGACCGATCCGCTTATATGCCGGGGGTTCTCCTCTGTGTTCGGAAGGTTCGTCAGCTTTCGGGTCTTGTTTACGGCCTCGAACGCCTCCTTTGA
- a CDS encoding EF-hand domain-containing protein yields MNRSCWSAIGLIGIGGLMSSVAVLADPRPVEIYGQRMEAMFVRLDVNGDGRLESDEVQGQPYLERRLQRRDSRGFLLLDDLKARSTHPSGARLQQRFHQADRNGDGRIDRYECQALPWLSRNFTSFDLDGDGGLTLTELWTVQRSLAPRMTP; encoded by the coding sequence TTGAACCGATCTTGCTGGAGCGCCATTGGGCTGATCGGAATCGGGGGCCTGATGTCATCTGTGGCTGTTTTGGCAGATCCTCGGCCGGTGGAGATCTACGGGCAACGGATGGAAGCGATGTTCGTACGGCTCGACGTCAACGGGGATGGACGACTGGAGTCCGATGAGGTTCAGGGCCAGCCGTACCTCGAACGACGGCTGCAGCGTCGCGATTCACGCGGATTTCTTCTGCTGGACGACCTCAAAGCCAGAAGCACCCATCCGAGCGGTGCACGCTTGCAACAACGTTTTCACCAGGCTGACCGCAATGGTGATGGACGCATCGATCGCTATGAATGTCAGGCTCTGCCCTGGCTGAGCAGGAATTTCACAAGCTTCGATCTCGATGGCGATGGGGGACTCACGCTGACAGAGCTCTGGACTGTCCAGCGTTCTCTGGCGCCACGCATGACGCCTTAG
- a CDS encoding adenine phosphoribosyltransferase, producing the protein MAAMMAGLRPSRHHPVDLRQFIRDVPDFPKPGILFRDITPLLRAPEGWAEVMRQFDDICERLQPDLIVGIESRGFIVGTAIATRRNLGFVPIRKPGKLPGEVVGIDYSLEYGTDRLEIHADALADGSSVLLVDDLLATGGTAAASVQLIERAGGQLLGCAFVVELADLEGRQRLPEGVAIDSLITYG; encoded by the coding sequence ATGGCTGCGATGATGGCAGGGTTGAGGCCTTCGCGTCACCACCCTGTGGATCTTCGTCAGTTCATTCGTGATGTCCCCGACTTTCCGAAGCCAGGAATCCTGTTTCGCGACATCACGCCTCTGCTGCGCGCTCCTGAAGGCTGGGCTGAGGTCATGCGTCAGTTTGACGACATCTGTGAGCGCCTCCAACCGGATTTGATCGTGGGCATTGAATCGCGAGGATTCATCGTGGGGACTGCGATTGCGACCCGACGAAACCTCGGCTTCGTCCCCATTCGGAAGCCCGGAAAGCTGCCAGGTGAGGTAGTTGGCATCGACTATTCACTTGAATACGGCACCGATCGGCTGGAAATTCATGCCGACGCTCTTGCCGACGGTTCCAGCGTTTTGTTGGTGGACGACCTTCTCGCCACCGGAGGCACGGCGGCAGCCAGCGTTCAGCTGATTGAACGTGCTGGAGGACAACTGCTCGGCTGCGCGTTCGTGGTGGAACTGGCTGATCTTGAGGGTCGTCAGCGTCTGCCTGAAGGCGTGGCGATCGACTCCTTGATCACCTATGGCTGA
- a CDS encoding DUF2949 domain-containing protein, whose product MVISSDPQPAVSRALIDFLHQKLGLSDNAINLGLRQAELEQAPLPVVLWSFGLLNLTQYQDVLDWQLQQQS is encoded by the coding sequence ATGGTCATCAGCAGTGATCCTCAACCGGCAGTGTCCAGGGCGCTGATTGACTTTCTCCACCAAAAACTCGGGTTGAGTGACAACGCCATCAATCTGGGACTCCGTCAGGCTGAGCTCGAACAGGCGCCGTTGCCTGTGGTGCTTTGGAGTTTCGGTTTGCTGAACCTGACGCAATATCAAGACGTTCTCGACTGGCAGCTGCAACAACAGTCCTGA
- a CDS encoding response regulator produces the protein MIWVVDDDPDLRQMVGTYLIDQGYDVRSLSDVKQLEARLEFQRPDLIVLDLMMPGDDGLTALRRLRDAGDDLPVVMLTARGDGVDRIIGLEQGADDYLAKPFLPRELSARIEAVLRRRSALPAGTPLAEGGDVVFGENVLDLAARTLMREGQPVVITSGEFSLLAAFVQHPHRPLSRERLIELARGPGCDTDSRSMDVQVSRVRKLVEPDPTRPRYLQTVWGYGYVFVPDGEPRTRH, from the coding sequence ATGATCTGGGTCGTGGACGATGATCCCGATCTGCGCCAGATGGTTGGCACGTACTTAATCGATCAGGGTTATGACGTTCGCAGTCTCAGTGATGTGAAGCAGCTTGAGGCACGCCTTGAATTTCAGCGTCCAGATCTGATTGTGCTCGACCTGATGATGCCCGGAGATGACGGTCTCACCGCGCTGCGTCGTCTGCGGGATGCTGGCGATGATCTTCCTGTCGTGATGCTCACGGCGCGTGGTGATGGAGTGGATCGCATCATTGGACTGGAACAGGGCGCAGATGACTACCTGGCCAAGCCGTTCCTACCCCGTGAGCTGTCGGCCCGCATCGAGGCGGTGCTGAGGCGTCGCAGTGCGCTTCCCGCCGGGACGCCGTTGGCTGAGGGTGGTGATGTGGTGTTCGGTGAAAATGTGCTGGACCTTGCCGCACGGACGCTGATGCGCGAAGGACAGCCTGTGGTGATCACCAGTGGTGAATTCAGCTTGTTGGCCGCTTTTGTTCAGCATCCCCATCGTCCGCTGTCTCGCGAACGGCTGATTGAGCTAGCTAGGGGTCCCGGTTGCGACACCGATAGCCGCAGCATGGACGTGCAGGTCTCCAGGGTGCGCAAGTTGGTGGAACCTGACCCGACCAGGCCGCGCTATCTGCAGACCGTCTGGGGATACGGTTATGTGTTTGTTCCGGATGGCGAGCCTCGTACGAGGCATTGA
- a CDS encoding high light inducible protein, giving the protein MSQAPSNAPTIRGASVTTEDGGRLNAFATEPRMEVVDTESGWGFHDRAEKLNGRMAMLGFIALLATEFALGGEAFTRGLLGIG; this is encoded by the coding sequence ATGTCCCAGGCTCCCTCCAATGCTCCCACCATCCGTGGTGCCAGCGTCACCACTGAAGATGGTGGCCGCCTTAATGCCTTCGCCACTGAGCCCCGCATGGAAGTCGTCGACACCGAAAGTGGCTGGGGATTCCACGACCGGGCCGAAAAGCTGAACGGTCGCATGGCCATGCTGGGCTTTATTGCGCTTCTCGCCACAGAGTTTGCCCTCGGAGGCGAAGCTTTCACGCGTGGTCTTCTTGGTATCGGCTGA
- a CDS encoding DUF3038 domain-containing protein codes for MTEVTAQAAPDPSLPDAVLGRRALERLDLLLLTVESLDLNGGEAMLWATRQLGFESIFPNRVELWKRRCHNPLRRSTRRGQLSAVETEALIRILCVMADRLYPMLHQLLSSREPEHLTRERWALVDQRLRDLIEERMNPRRGAIQRLLGVEPGAALQRQLVLTLALASGPGGVDRLRASLLDPTP; via the coding sequence ATGACTGAAGTCACTGCTCAGGCGGCTCCTGATCCGTCCTTGCCAGATGCCGTCCTTGGCCGTCGTGCGCTCGAGCGCCTAGATCTGCTGTTGCTCACCGTTGAGTCTCTCGATCTCAATGGTGGTGAGGCCATGCTGTGGGCCACGCGCCAACTGGGCTTCGAGTCGATCTTTCCCAATCGCGTCGAGCTCTGGAAACGTCGCTGCCACAATCCCCTGCGACGTTCCACCCGTCGGGGGCAGCTCAGTGCTGTGGAAACCGAGGCTTTGATCAGAATTCTCTGCGTCATGGCTGACAGGCTCTATCCGATGCTTCATCAGCTCTTGTCGAGTCGTGAACCGGAACACCTCACCCGCGAACGCTGGGCGCTGGTTGATCAGCGTCTTCGCGATTTGATCGAAGAACGCATGAACCCACGCCGCGGGGCGATTCAACGGTTGCTGGGCGTTGAACCTGGAGCTGCCCTCCAGCGCCAACTGGTTCTCACTCTGGCTCTGGCGTCTGGTCCCGGAGGCGTCGATCGTCTACGCGCCAGCCTTCTTGACCCCACCCCCTGA